Proteins from one Microcoleus sp. bin38.metabat.b11b12b14.051 genomic window:
- a CDS encoding chromosome partitioning protein ParA — translation MKSVILSEQPVILEKPAIWSRLFLWMIMLMTSSAVIWAYFASVEQAVPAVGQLELKDGARDIQAPATGAVVRLHVENGDRVEKNQPLLTFNPVAPSADLTSIKKTKEALEKENKFYEDVVNNKVQGAIPSNLESTIKDRQSLAAQNQVLQALIDELYLNRGASGNFDAAQQGLYVNYRSEFLSRVAAAQGQVQELEKQLKQAENAEKAAGDQMTVAVQQMGFAENQLNYAKQQLESSKEQIKSSEAQKQLADEQLAKSQQVLKSNQGILGRLTPLVEQGAIAELQKEKQEQDVFRGQSEVLKQQDQIKQREGEINARKGEINTRLGEINTRKGEMNARRGDIQKITAEVERQQGEQARIQESIARAQEQLKNTKDSWAKELYTKIAENQKQVASSDSQLSRFKVENLKKLSEVNAQLEKAQQTRDTQVLKSPVSGVIFDLKPSKKEKAKLDLAKDPICQSIINSVVKPGEPRPVRCEEAYYEAQQTEKLLKVLDDENGLQAVVYLENSNVALILDALKNKREKLEKYHGKQLDGEKIDCEKGKSCVCPEKEVNREKLGLTKYECVPVEVNVEAFPAMEFGTAEGEVKEISKDAEPPTELRKYYSFKTKIKLKNQKFVLNKGKSNEQEVNLQSGMAVSSNINIGKRTVLQMFINRFTGKLDTFKTVK, via the coding sequence ATGAAATCGGTAATTCTTTCAGAGCAACCAGTCATTCTCGAAAAACCAGCGATTTGGTCGCGCTTGTTTTTGTGGATGATCATGCTGATGACCAGTTCGGCGGTAATTTGGGCTTATTTTGCTAGCGTAGAGCAAGCTGTCCCCGCTGTCGGCCAATTGGAACTAAAAGATGGCGCCAGAGACATCCAAGCGCCTGCTACGGGCGCTGTGGTGAGGCTGCACGTTGAAAATGGCGATCGCGTGGAAAAAAACCAGCCCCTGCTCACTTTCAACCCCGTTGCACCCAGTGCTGATTTAACATCGATTAAGAAAACAAAAGAAGCGCTGGAAAAGGAAAATAAATTTTACGAAGATGTCGTCAATAACAAAGTTCAAGGCGCTATTCCTTCCAACCTAGAGTCCACAATCAAAGACAGACAGAGCCTCGCGGCACAAAATCAAGTGCTGCAAGCTTTGATTGACGAGCTGTACCTCAACAGGGGAGCCAGCGGAAATTTTGATGCAGCCCAGCAGGGACTATACGTAAATTATCGATCGGAATTTCTGTCTCGCGTCGCCGCCGCCCAAGGTCAAGTTCAAGAGTTGGAAAAACAACTGAAACAAGCTGAAAATGCTGAGAAAGCCGCCGGCGATCAAATGACCGTAGCAGTGCAACAAATGGGTTTTGCTGAGAACCAATTAAATTATGCCAAGCAGCAGTTAGAATCTTCAAAAGAGCAAATAAAATCTTCCGAGGCGCAGAAACAACTGGCTGACGAACAGCTAGCGAAGTCGCAACAAGTATTGAAGTCCAATCAAGGCATTTTGGGCAGACTGACGCCCTTAGTAGAGCAAGGAGCGATCGCTGAATTGCAAAAAGAAAAGCAGGAACAAGACGTTTTCAGAGGCCAAAGCGAAGTTCTCAAACAGCAAGATCAAATCAAGCAGCGCGAAGGTGAAATCAACGCCCGCAAAGGCGAAATTAACACGCGCCTCGGTGAAATCAACACGCGCAAAGGCGAAATGAATGCGCGTCGAGGTGACATCCAAAAAATTACCGCTGAAGTAGAGCGCCAGCAAGGAGAGCAAGCGCGCATTCAGGAGTCGATAGCCCGCGCCCAAGAACAATTGAAAAACACCAAAGATTCCTGGGCAAAAGAACTTTACACCAAAATTGCTGAAAACCAGAAACAAGTTGCCAGCAGCGATTCTCAGCTCAGCCGCTTCAAAGTAGAAAACCTGAAAAAGCTGTCCGAAGTAAACGCCCAGCTAGAAAAAGCGCAGCAAACCCGCGATACTCAAGTGCTGAAGTCTCCCGTATCCGGCGTGATCTTCGATTTGAAACCTTCTAAGAAGGAGAAAGCTAAGTTGGATCTAGCCAAAGATCCGATCTGCCAATCCATTATTAACTCAGTGGTGAAGCCTGGGGAACCCCGCCCTGTACGCTGCGAAGAAGCTTATTATGAAGCGCAGCAAACAGAGAAGTTGCTCAAAGTTTTGGATGACGAAAACGGCTTGCAAGCAGTTGTTTACTTAGAAAACAGCAACGTGGCTCTGATATTGGATGCTTTGAAAAACAAGCGGGAAAAATTGGAGAAGTATCACGGCAAACAATTAGATGGCGAAAAGATTGACTGCGAAAAAGGTAAAAGCTGCGTGTGTCCTGAGAAGGAAGTTAATAGAGAGAAATTGGGTCTCACAAAATACGAATGCGTGCCTGTAGAGGTCAACGTTGAGGCTTTCCCAGCGATGGAATTTGGTACTGCCGAAGGTGAAGTGAAAGAGATTAGCAAGGATGCTGAGCCTCCTACTGAACTGCGGAAATACTACTCTTTCAAAACCAAAATTAAGCTCAAGAATCAAAAGTTTGTGTTGAACAAGGGCAAGTCAAACGAACAGGAAGTTAACTTGCAGTCGGGCATGGCCGTAAGCTCTAATATTAATATCGGCAAGCGGACTGTTTTGCAGATGTTTATCAACCGATTTACTGGCAAGCTGGATACGTTCAAGACTGTTAAGTAG
- a CDS encoding glycosyltransferase family 2 protein: MKISVIIPAHNEEGCLYATVRALAKTLDLEGIGHEILIVNDNSTDKTVDICQELSETFPTVRYINNQPPNGFGFAVRRGLAEFDGDAVAIVMADASDDPVDLVAGYRKLQAGYDCVFGSRFIKGGFVVDYPIHKLAINRLANWFVKTIFGLPYSDITNAFKLYRREVIEGVQPILSHHFNLTVELPLKAIVRGFSYTVIPLRWYNRTAGISKLKIKEMGSRYLFIVLYVWLEKHLSRGDYHRTRKMNELKLDLLPKSKTEVLTIKE; encoded by the coding sequence GTGAAAATTTCGGTGATTATACCAGCCCACAACGAGGAGGGCTGTTTGTATGCTACTGTGCGGGCTTTAGCCAAAACGCTAGATTTAGAAGGGATTGGGCACGAAATCTTGATTGTGAATGACAATAGCACGGATAAAACCGTTGACATTTGCCAGGAATTGTCAGAGACTTTCCCCACAGTTAGATACATCAACAATCAACCTCCCAACGGTTTCGGATTTGCCGTGCGCCGGGGTTTGGCGGAATTTGACGGCGATGCGGTGGCGATTGTGATGGCGGATGCTTCCGACGATCCCGTAGATTTGGTAGCAGGATACCGCAAATTGCAAGCAGGATATGACTGCGTTTTCGGTTCCCGATTTATTAAAGGCGGCTTTGTCGTTGATTATCCCATCCACAAATTAGCAATTAACCGCTTAGCAAACTGGTTTGTCAAAACTATCTTCGGCTTACCATACAGCGATATTACCAATGCTTTTAAACTCTACCGCCGAGAAGTAATTGAAGGCGTGCAGCCGATTTTGAGTCATCATTTTAATTTGACTGTGGAATTGCCTTTAAAAGCAATTGTCCGGGGTTTTTCCTATACGGTCATTCCTCTGAGATGGTACAATCGAACTGCTGGTATTTCTAAGCTAAAAATCAAAGAGATGGGCAGCCGATATCTATTTATTGTCTTGTATGTCTGGCTCGAAAAACATCTCTCTCGCGGCGACTACCACCGGACTAGAAAGATGAATGAGTTAAAATTAGATTTATTACCAAAGTCAAAGACTGAAGTTCTGACTATTAAGGAATGA
- a CDS encoding Uma2 family endonuclease, whose translation MVLTAPEMARLMPDATQLESDEPEMESSLHYIQLALLVACLEWQWRERNDFFVGANLTVYYSQQQLRNRDFRGPDFFLITNTEKRPRRSWVVWEEDGRYPDIIIELLSDSTARVDRNEKKVLYQNRFRTPEYFWFDPQDLEFSGFRLIGQEYQAIVANEFGRLWSEVLELYLGIHDGKLRYFTPDGELVCTPEEAALQAQQQAAQAQEQLAQAQERAERLANQLRALGIEPE comes from the coding sequence ATGGTTTTGACAGCCCCAGAAATGGCAAGATTGATGCCAGATGCCACTCAACTTGAAAGTGATGAGCCAGAAATGGAAAGTTCCCTACATTATATTCAGTTAGCATTATTAGTTGCCTGCTTGGAATGGCAATGGCGCGAACGAAACGACTTTTTTGTGGGAGCAAACCTGACAGTTTATTACAGCCAGCAACAATTGCGGAATCGGGATTTTCGCGGCCCAGATTTTTTTCTGATAACAAACACAGAAAAACGTCCGCGCCGTTCTTGGGTAGTTTGGGAAGAAGACGGGAGATACCCCGATATAATTATCGAATTGCTCTCGGATTCTACCGCCAGAGTCGATCGCAACGAAAAAAAGGTATTATATCAAAATCGGTTTAGAACACCCGAATACTTTTGGTTCGATCCTCAAGATTTAGAGTTTAGCGGTTTTCGTCTAATCGGTCAAGAATATCAAGCTATTGTTGCCAATGAATTTGGTAGATTGTGGAGTGAGGTACTAGAATTATATCTGGGAATTCATGATGGGAAATTGCGTTATTTTACCCCAGACGGTGAGTTAGTTTGTACACCAGAAGAAGCTGCACTGCAAGCACAGCAACAAGCTGCACAAGCCCAAGAGCAACTTGCACAAGCCCAAGAGCGAGCCGAGCGTTTAGCTAATCAGTTGCGGGCTTTGGGAATTGAACCAGAATAG
- a CDS encoding NAD-dependent epimerase/dehydratase family protein, with translation MPERILIVGGAGFIGSCLAIGLKKLHPEWQIICLDNLRRRGSELNIPRLKSCGIQFVYGDIRTAADLDPVALNADCIIDCAAEPSVLAGFSSPQYVLQTNLLGTVNVLELARQTGASLLFLSTSRVYPIASVKSVKLLELDDRFAIAPEQTLPGISELGISEDFPLKGHRSLYGATKLASELLIEEYREAYNVQAIINRCGLITGAWQMGKVDQGVCGLWVAAHYFQKSLSYIGFGGSGKQVRDLLHVEDLLRLVNYQLEHFAEFDGEVFNVGGGVSNSLSLVETTDLCRKISGKSISINPVLEERAGDIPIFITDSSRVMEKTGWQPMIGPEAALQDIYDWIAANEVVLSSIL, from the coding sequence ATGCCTGAAAGAATTTTAATTGTGGGCGGTGCGGGTTTTATCGGCAGTTGTTTGGCAATTGGCCTGAAGAAACTTCACCCAGAATGGCAAATCATTTGTTTGGATAATCTGCGCCGCCGGGGCTCAGAATTGAATATTCCGAGGCTTAAAAGTTGCGGGATTCAGTTTGTTTATGGGGATATTCGCACGGCGGCTGATTTAGATCCGGTGGCGCTGAATGCTGATTGTATTATCGATTGCGCTGCGGAACCTTCTGTGCTGGCGGGTTTTAGTTCGCCTCAGTACGTTTTGCAGACGAATTTGTTGGGTACTGTGAATGTTTTGGAGTTGGCGAGACAGACTGGTGCGAGTTTGCTGTTTTTGTCTACGAGCCGGGTTTATCCGATCGCAAGCGTGAAATCTGTTAAGCTGTTGGAGTTGGATGATAGATTTGCGATCGCCCCAGAACAAACATTACCCGGTATCTCAGAGCTAGGCATATCAGAAGACTTCCCGTTAAAAGGACACCGTTCGCTTTACGGAGCCACCAAATTAGCATCGGAATTGCTGATTGAGGAATACAGAGAAGCATACAACGTGCAGGCAATTATTAACCGCTGCGGGTTAATTACCGGTGCTTGGCAAATGGGTAAAGTCGATCAGGGAGTTTGCGGTTTGTGGGTGGCGGCTCACTATTTTCAAAAGTCGCTAAGTTATATTGGTTTTGGTGGCAGTGGGAAGCAAGTTAGAGATTTGCTGCACGTTGAAGATTTGTTGAGATTAGTTAATTATCAGTTAGAACATTTTGCTGAATTTGACGGCGAAGTTTTTAATGTAGGCGGCGGTGTGAGCAACAGTCTTTCTTTAGTTGAAACAACTGATTTGTGCCGCAAGATTTCGGGTAAATCTATTTCAATTAATCCGGTTTTGGAGGAACGCGCGGGGGATATTCCGATTTTTATCACTGATTCTTCTAGGGTGATGGAGAAGACTGGATGGCAGCCTATGATTGGGCCGGAGGCAGCTTTGCAGGATATTTATGATTGGATTGCGGCTAATGAGGTGGTTTTAAGTTCGATTTTGTAG
- a CDS encoding NUDIX hydrolase: MSTMIENMGGKRKLESLRYSLEKLGLSTMHTLGTFAIIIDNGGKVLLCHRTDRDAWNLPGGRVEAAETPWAAVVREVQEEVGLLVKVIAAIGIYAIPSRSDLVFTFRCEVVGGSLRTTEEADEIQWYLPSELPVNTFSSHVERIYDAYAGHSAVLLKTQD; the protein is encoded by the coding sequence ATGTCTACGATGATTGAAAATATGGGCGGGAAGCGTAAGCTTGAGTCGCTTCGCTACTCATTAGAAAAATTAGGCTTGTCAACCATGCACACCCTTGGTACTTTTGCGATAATTATTGACAACGGTGGCAAGGTACTGCTGTGCCATCGCACCGATAGGGACGCTTGGAACTTGCCTGGTGGTAGGGTTGAGGCTGCGGAAACTCCGTGGGCTGCGGTTGTCCGTGAGGTACAAGAGGAGGTGGGTTTGCTGGTCAAGGTGATAGCTGCGATCGGCATTTATGCTATACCATCGCGATCGGACTTGGTGTTTACCTTCCGCTGTGAAGTCGTCGGGGGTAGCCTGCGTACCACGGAAGAAGCAGACGAAATCCAGTGGTATCTGCCCTCGGAGTTGCCGGTTAACACGTTTTCCAGTCATGTGGAACGCATCTATGACGCCTATGCTGGACATAGCGCGGTTTTGCTGAAGACGCAGGACTAA
- a CDS encoding type II toxin-antitoxin system ParD family antitoxin: MSTINISLPDSVKAYLEKQVASGNYNNISDYILELIVHEQKRKTAKERVEELLLEALDSGEATPMTDIDWENIRQTVHNNVAQK; this comes from the coding sequence ATGAGCACCATCAATATTTCCTTGCCTGATTCCGTAAAAGCCTATCTCGAAAAACAAGTAGCTAGTGGCAATTATAATAATATCAGCGATTATATTTTGGAGCTGATTGTTCATGAACAAAAGCGTAAAACCGCTAAAGAACGTGTCGAAGAACTTTTATTAGAAGCTTTGGATTCTGGTGAAGCGACTCCGATGACTGACATAGACTGGGAAAATATTCGGCAGACTGTACATAACAACGTCGCTCAAAAGTAA
- a CDS encoding type II toxin-antitoxin system RelE/ParE family toxin, with translation MTEIHKRSIVIKDLIEHATDMAQDNLEVAEQFLVAADETFKLLGKMPGLGKMSQFYNPRLANIRQYQIRGFKRYLIFYRAEETGVEILRVLHGVRDLEAILDEYLENEEL, from the coding sequence ATGACTGAAATTCACAAACGCTCAATTGTTATCAAAGACTTAATTGAGCACGCTACTGACATGGCTCAAGATAATCTGGAGGTAGCAGAACAGTTTTTGGTAGCAGCAGATGAGACATTTAAGCTCTTAGGTAAGATGCCAGGACTGGGAAAAATGAGTCAATTTTATAATCCCAGACTTGCAAATATTCGACAATATCAAATCAGAGGATTTAAACGCTATCTGATATTCTATCGAGCCGAGGAAACAGGTGTCGAAATTTTGCGAGTATTGCATGGGGTGCGAGATTTGGAAGCGATTTTAGATGAATATTTAGAAAATGAGGAATTGTGA
- a CDS encoding NACHT domain-containing protein: MIIPNIDAIISAITSIAQPLIKDKLDRNETVIKLLKKFNLNPEHPLPDFSSVYAYTLVEYGVGKPKPILELFRQKEIKQAFREAFDRNSPAILIEGGEKFLDAYALGDEIKDLGIDIRREFAAFSAVFIAVTKNTRNPKEILVSNQINSVHKQIIAVQERLDRLPTLEGIRTEMARLAVENNPALPAGNETAGKSQGFALAQQMRGWFEILGYDFEPYQVWEDNYFEWIIQIPVRRGRFDRILIRGIAGEAQIQDVEALGESVAAQKTDEGWLVTARRISKAARKKVDQPENRHLDCYTFDELIDVDADFSSYIEWLENEVKRRKIDGKYVPLGCTKAELDSVNKRQIDASYYGEEDGWIDGYIDLWMDDPAKEHISVLGEFGTGKTWFAFHYAWTALQAYQQAKDKGTQRPRLPLIITLRDYAKALNVENVLAGFFFTQHNIRLNSEVFDQLNRMGKLLLIFDGFDEMAAKCDRQQMINNFWELAKVIAPGAKVILTCRTEHFPEAKEGRALLNAELKASTANLSGETPQFEVLELAAFNDDQIRQVLSHEADAKTVTQVMNNPQLLDLACRPVMAELILEALPDIQAGKPVDMSRVYLYAVRRKMERDIKAERTFTSLADKLFFLCELSWEMLSNDQMSLNYRLFPDRIRRLFGAVVQEEKNLDHWHYDMMGQTMLIRNAEGDYSPAHRSLLEFFVAYKLAAELGVLPADFTELSQAQLYLDSSVDSVDYTWSGYFSRQVDNVGEVVPIPALKGFVGETLARIRNSFGRELLTKAVIDLLVPMLSKNEFVDEVKSRLLEILEATKGKTEAEIGYIGGNVATVLVKVDSAALEGRDLSRAVIKGADFSDASLRRVNFTEANLSDSAFIKAFGSVFTVAFSLDGKLFATGDASCEIRLWQVKDGKQILTCKGHTDWVRSVVFNSDCTILASGSYDQTVKIWDIRTGECLKTLQGHTKRVYSVAINYEGTILASASADQTVKLWDIRTGKCLKTLLGHTGWVREVVISGDSKIILSCSDDTTMKLWDISTGECLKTLEGHTDSVQSVAINHESTILASGSLDRTVKLWDMQTGQCFKTLQAHTGRIRSIAVSRDSKIIVTSSDDLTVKVWDIHTGECLKTLLGHTDWVRGVAINPESTTLVSGSDDQTARLWNINTGECLRVWQGYISAVRSVKISADGQILASGNEDQTVKVWDMRTGECIKTLREHTSRVNEVAISADGKIVASGSYDKTVKLWDIKTGKCLQTLQGHHCGVSSVAFAPDGKTIASGSADPTIKLWDTHTGECLKTLEGHADWIWSVAISPDGTTIASGSDDKTVKLWNIYTGECLQTFYTDLDFVRAIAFSPDGKTLISSSSDCKIKLWDITKNTLLKTLQGHTYYLNSVAFSPDGKTIASASYDQTVRLLDVRTGECLKILQGHTNSARSVSFSPDSKILASCSSDETIKIWDVKTGECLKTLIGERPYEAMNITGVTGLTDAEKATLKGLGAVCDTDL; this comes from the coding sequence ATGATTATACCAAATATCGATGCAATTATCAGCGCCATTACCAGTATCGCCCAGCCTTTAATTAAAGATAAACTCGATCGCAACGAAACGGTCATCAAATTACTCAAAAAATTTAACCTCAACCCCGAACATCCGCTACCAGACTTCAGCAGCGTTTACGCTTACACATTAGTAGAATACGGCGTCGGTAAACCTAAGCCAATATTAGAACTGTTCCGGCAAAAAGAAATTAAACAAGCTTTTCGCGAAGCATTCGATCGCAATTCTCCGGCTATTTTAATCGAAGGAGGCGAAAAATTTCTCGATGCCTACGCTTTGGGAGATGAAATTAAAGATTTAGGGATTGACATTCGGCGCGAGTTTGCTGCTTTTTCAGCAGTTTTTATCGCTGTCACCAAGAACACCCGCAATCCCAAAGAAATTTTAGTTAGCAATCAGATTAATTCAGTACACAAACAAATTATAGCAGTTCAAGAAAGACTCGATCGACTCCCAACTTTAGAAGGAATTCGCACCGAAATGGCGCGATTGGCAGTTGAAAATAATCCGGCTTTACCAGCAGGAAATGAAACTGCTGGAAAATCCCAAGGGTTTGCTTTGGCGCAGCAAATGCGCGGCTGGTTTGAAATATTGGGCTACGATTTTGAGCCGTATCAAGTTTGGGAAGATAACTATTTTGAATGGATTATTCAAATTCCGGTGAGGCGGGGCAGATTCGATCGCATTTTGATTCGCGGCATCGCCGGAGAAGCGCAAATTCAAGATGTTGAGGCCCTGGGAGAGTCGGTAGCAGCGCAAAAAACCGATGAAGGTTGGCTGGTGACGGCGCGGCGGATTTCCAAAGCAGCGCGAAAGAAAGTTGACCAGCCGGAAAATCGGCATCTCGATTGTTATACCTTTGACGAACTGATTGATGTTGATGCTGATTTTAGCAGTTATATCGAATGGTTGGAAAATGAAGTTAAGCGCCGCAAAATCGATGGCAAATACGTGCCTCTGGGTTGTACGAAAGCTGAGTTAGATTCGGTTAACAAGCGACAAATTGATGCGAGTTATTACGGCGAAGAGGATGGCTGGATTGATGGTTATATCGATTTGTGGATGGACGATCCGGCGAAGGAACATATTTCTGTTTTGGGCGAATTCGGGACGGGGAAAACTTGGTTTGCTTTTCACTACGCTTGGACGGCTTTGCAGGCATATCAACAGGCTAAGGACAAAGGAACTCAACGGCCTCGGTTGCCTTTAATTATCACTTTGCGCGACTATGCGAAGGCGCTCAACGTGGAGAATGTTTTGGCGGGTTTCTTTTTTACTCAGCACAATATTCGGCTGAATAGTGAGGTGTTTGATCAACTGAATCGGATGGGTAAGTTGCTGTTGATTTTTGACGGATTTGATGAAATGGCCGCGAAGTGCGATCGGCAACAAATGATTAATAACTTCTGGGAACTAGCAAAAGTGATTGCTCCCGGTGCGAAAGTCATCTTAACCTGTCGCACAGAACACTTTCCCGAAGCCAAGGAAGGACGCGCTTTATTGAATGCGGAATTAAAAGCCTCGACTGCCAATCTCAGCGGAGAAACGCCGCAGTTTGAAGTGTTGGAATTAGCAGCATTTAACGACGACCAAATCCGTCAGGTATTGTCTCACGAAGCCGATGCCAAAACTGTGACACAGGTGATGAACAATCCGCAGTTATTGGATTTGGCGTGCAGACCGGTGATGGCGGAATTGATATTAGAAGCATTGCCGGATATTCAAGCTGGTAAACCTGTGGATATGTCGCGGGTATATCTGTATGCGGTGCGCCGGAAAATGGAGCGGGATATTAAGGCTGAAAGGACATTTACATCGCTGGCAGATAAACTATTTTTCCTGTGCGAACTCTCCTGGGAAATGCTCTCAAATGACCAGATGAGTTTGAATTATAGGCTGTTTCCCGACAGGATTCGCCGCTTGTTCGGTGCTGTGGTTCAAGAGGAAAAGAATTTAGACCACTGGCATTACGATATGATGGGTCAAACGATGCTGATTCGCAATGCTGAGGGCGATTATTCTCCGGCTCATCGCTCACTTTTGGAGTTTTTTGTAGCGTATAAGTTGGCGGCTGAGTTGGGAGTTTTGCCTGCTGATTTTACGGAGTTGTCTCAGGCACAATTGTATTTGGATAGTTCTGTTGATTCGGTGGATTATACTTGGTCTGGGTATTTTAGCCGTCAGGTGGACAATGTAGGTGAAGTTGTGCCGATTCCGGCTTTGAAGGGTTTTGTTGGTGAAACTTTAGCGCGGATTCGCAACAGTTTTGGGCGGGAACTTTTGACGAAAGCGGTGATAGATTTGCTAGTGCCGATGCTTTCAAAAAATGAGTTTGTTGATGAGGTCAAGTCTCGCTTATTGGAAATTTTGGAAGCTACTAAAGGTAAAACTGAGGCAGAAATTGGTTATATCGGGGGGAATGTGGCGACGGTATTGGTGAAGGTTGATAGCGCTGCTTTAGAAGGGAGAGATTTATCGCGGGCTGTAATTAAAGGTGCTGATTTTTCAGATGCTAGTTTGCGGCGTGTCAATTTTACTGAGGCGAATTTGAGTGATTCTGCTTTTATCAAAGCTTTCGGCTCGGTCTTTACAGTAGCATTTAGTTTAGATGGAAAACTATTTGCGACAGGTGATGCTAGTTGTGAAATTAGATTGTGGCAAGTTAAAGATGGTAAGCAAATTTTGACTTGTAAAGGACATACAGATTGGGTGCGGTCAGTAGTCTTCAATTCAGACTGTACAATCTTGGCTAGTGGTAGCTACGATCAAACAGTGAAAATATGGGATATCCGTACAGGAGAATGCCTCAAAACTTTACAAGGTCATACCAAGCGAGTATATTCAGTAGCAATCAATTATGAGGGTACAATACTAGCCAGTGCTAGTGCAGATCAGACGGTAAAGCTATGGGATATTCGTACTGGCAAATGCTTAAAAACTTTACTTGGACATACTGGCTGGGTACGGGAGGTTGTCATTAGTGGTGACAGTAAGATCATACTGAGTTGTAGCGACGATACAACTATGAAACTATGGGATATCAGCACAGGAGAATGCCTCAAAACTTTGGAAGGGCATACAGATTCAGTACAATCAGTAGCAATCAATCATGAGAGTACAATCCTAGCTAGTGGCAGTCTCGATCGAACAGTGAAATTATGGGATATGCAAACTGGACAATGTTTTAAAACCTTACAAGCACACACTGGGAGGATAAGATCGATTGCGGTTAGTCGTGACAGTAAAATCATTGTTACGAGTAGTGATGACCTAACAGTTAAAGTATGGGATATTCATACTGGGGAGTGCTTGAAAACCTTACTAGGACATACTGACTGGGTACGAGGAGTAGCCATTAATCCTGAAAGTACAACTTTAGTCAGTGGTAGCGATGACCAAACAGCCAGATTGTGGAATATTAACACTGGGGAATGTTTGAGAGTTTGGCAGGGCTATATTAGTGCTGTACGTTCAGTAAAAATTAGTGCTGACGGTCAAATTTTAGCTAGTGGCAATGAAGACCAGACAGTAAAAGTATGGGATATGCGTACTGGGGAATGTATAAAAACGTTAAGAGAACATACCAGTCGAGTAAATGAAGTGGCAATTAGTGCCGACGGTAAAATTGTAGCCAGTGGTAGTTATGACAAAACAGTTAAGCTATGGGATATTAAGACAGGAAAATGTCTCCAAACTTTACAAGGACATCACTGTGGGGTAAGTTCTGTCGCGTTCGCACCTGATGGTAAAACAATTGCTAGTGGCAGTGCCGATCCAACTATCAAACTATGGGATACTCACACTGGAGAATGTTTAAAAACCTTAGAAGGACACGCAGACTGGATATGGTCAGTAGCAATTAGTCCCGACGGTACGACCATTGCTAGTGGCAGTGATGACAAGACTGTAAAGCTATGGAATATTTATACAGGTGAATGTTTACAAACTTTTTATACTGATCTAGATTTTGTGCGTGCAATTGCTTTCAGTCCAGACGGAAAGACGCTTATCAGCAGTAGCTCTGATTGTAAGATAAAACTGTGGGACATCACCAAAAATACATTGTTGAAAACTTTGCAAGGTCATACATATTACTTAAATTCAGTTGCCTTCAGTCCTGATGGTAAAACTATTGCCAGTGCTAGTTATGACCAAACCGTAAGATTATTGGATGTTCGCACAGGTGAATGTTTGAAAATCTTGCAAGGTCATACTAATTCGGCACGATCTGTTTCCTTCAGTCCAGATAGTAAAATACTTGCTAGTTGCAGTAGCGATGAGACAATTAAGATTTGGGATGTCAAGACTGGTGAGTGCCTCAAAACGCTGATAGGCGAAAGACCTTATGAGGCTATGAATATCACGGGTGTTACGGGTTTGACGGATGCTGAGAAGGCTACGCTTAAAGGTTTAGGGGCGGTGTGCGACACCGATTTGTAG
- a CDS encoding Uma2 family endonuclease has product MTQTKSSAALAVNIPPTLTLIVTREQFVELAIANRDVQLEWTATGELILNPPTGGEIGKINSDISGQIWLWNRQTQLGVAFSSSTGFTLPNRAIRSPDVSWVCQPRWDALTSEQRAGFAPLAPDFVVELCSETDRMKPLRDKMKEYMENQVRLGWLIDRKNRKVEIYRLNQEVEVLDNPATLSGEDVLPGFILDLREVWA; this is encoded by the coding sequence ATGACACAAACTAAATCATCCGCCGCCCTTGCAGTCAATATTCCGCCAACACTAACACTCATCGTTACCCGCGAACAGTTCGTCGAATTGGCGATCGCAAATCGGGATGTACAATTAGAATGGACAGCCACAGGAGAATTAATCCTAAACCCGCCCACCGGAGGCGAGATAGGAAAAATTAACTCCGATATCAGCGGACAAATCTGGTTGTGGAACCGCCAGACTCAACTCGGTGTAGCATTTAGTTCTTCAACTGGTTTTACGCTACCAAATAGGGCTATTCGCTCTCCTGATGTGTCTTGGGTGTGTCAACCAAGGTGGGATGCACTCACCTCAGAACAAAGAGCAGGTTTTGCTCCTCTTGCGCCTGATTTCGTGGTGGAACTTTGTTCTGAAACTGATAGAATGAAGCCGCTGCGAGATAAAATGAAAGAATACATGGAAAACCAGGTGCGTTTAGGTTGGTTGATCGATCGCAAAAACCGCAAGGTGGAGATTTACAGGCTAAATCAGGAAGTCGAAGTGCTGGATAATCCTGCAACTTTGTCAGGTGAAGATGTTTTGCCAGGGTTTATCTTGGATTTGAGGGAAGTTTGGGCGTAA